The following nucleotide sequence is from Pedobacter sp. PACM 27299.
ACAGCATTCACCGCCACTGGTTAATGCGCTGATAAATTGAATGTTGGCAAATACATCCAGCTTCTTTTGGCCTTCACCCTGAATGTTGACTGTTCCGGCATCTCCTAGGATATCTACTAAACCCGCCTTGTTGACCTCCCTGTTCACAATTTTAGCCGCGATTCCTATATCCCGAAGCAATCTGGAGAGTTCTCCTTTTGCGTATGAAAAATCAGCCTGTTTTTCAATGATAAATTGGCCTAGTGTTTTGATGCCTGACATATTACTTAGTGTATTTTATACGTTATCTACTTCCTATTTCTATGGCCTCTAAGGTATGGATTTTTTCGTCTGAAATACAAAATCTGATTAATGTTTTAACCTTGTGCCAGCCTGAATTTCCTGCTGCACCGGGATTTATATGGAGGCAATTGATTTTTGGATCGAACATTACTTTCAGGATATGAGAGTGTCCGGTGATGAATAACATAGGTGGCTTAGTGTATATTTCACGCTTTACATTTGGAGCGTATTTTCCTGGATATCCGCCGATATGGGTCATCCATACATCTACCTTTTCACAGTTAAATCTGAGGTGCTCTGGGTATTCTGCCCGAATTTCTTTCCCGTCAATATTCCCGTAAACCCCTTTAAGCGGTTTAAAGGCCGCAAGTTGCTCGGCTACGTCCGGACCAAAGTCGCCGGCATGCCAGATTTCATCGCATTCATCGAAGTGTTTGAAGACGGCATCATCAAGAAAACCGTGGGTATCGGAAAGAAGTCCTATTTTTTTCAAAGTATAGCTTTTATTGTCAATACAAAGCTATGTATATTGAAGAGTAGATCCACAAAAAAGGCTGGAAAGAATCTATAATAGAATCAGAGAAAAATAATAGAAGAATGCTAAAAAATGTTTGAAGAATGGAAGAGAAATCCTTAAAAGGCCAGAAAAAAATCTTTTAGCAATTCCTTATAAGCTGGAGTATGGATGCCTTTAGACTCGTAAATGTAAAAAATTTCCGAAGCTATAGCTGCTGTTTTTTGTTTTGATAAACAGATGATGTGACGGATCACTGGTCTGCTTTGATCAGAACAAATGGCAATGCGTCTTTGCAATGATAATTCGTATTTTGTTGCGCTTTCCACAAGTAGCTCTGCTTGCTTTACGGGTAAAATTAACCAGAAGGAACCTATATCACTCAGTATTTCGCTTACTTTTTGGACCAAGGATTCAAAGAATTCTTCATCTGCATGTCTTG
It contains:
- a CDS encoding metallophosphoesterase family protein produces the protein MKKIGLLSDTHGFLDDAVFKHFDECDEIWHAGDFGPDVAEQLAAFKPLKGVYGNIDGKEIRAEYPEHLRFNCEKVDVWMTHIGGYPGKYAPNVKREIYTKPPMLFITGHSHILKVMFDPKINCLHINPGAAGNSGWHKVKTLIRFCISDEKIHTLEAIEIGSR